The window CCATGGGCGGGAGCCACTGCCCTACAGCTCAACCTTCGCGCTGGCGGGGATCCGGCTCCAGGTGGATAGCACCCGTGAGCCACGACTCGGGCTCTACACCGAGCAGGACTCCAGCGGCGTGCGGGTGACGGCCGTGGACTCGGGGAGCTCAGCCGAGTTGGCCGGCGTCCGGCCGGGAGATTACCTGCTGGTCATCGGGGACGTGCCGGTGACCGAAGGCTTTGGCGAACGATTCCGCGCCCGCCACGCGCGCGGTGAGGGACGGGAGGTGACGGTCAAGGTCCGGCGCGACGGCAGTGAACTGGTGCTGCCGATGCGGATCCAGATGGCCGTGCGCACGTCGTCGCGGCTGGTCTACGACGCGGCCGCGAGTGCGCGCGCCCGGCGCGTGCGGGCCGGGTTGTTGACGGGTCGAACGGGCCGCTGAGCCGCGACCGGGCGGCTCACGGCGTGTAGGCGATGCAGTCGATCTCCACCTTCAGGCCGGGGAGCGGCAGCGCCGCGACCTGGACGGTCGTACGCGCCGGCTTGTGGCCCCCGAAGGCTCGTTCGTACACCGCGTTCATGCGTGCAAACTCCGCCATGTCCGTCAGGTACACGTTGCACCGGAGCACGTGCTGCATCGAGGAGCCGGCGGCTTCGACGATGACGCGCACGTTCTCGAGCACCTGGGCGGTCTGCGTCTCGATGTCGTCGCCGGCGAGCTGGTTCGTGTCGGGTCGACGTGCGCCCTGGCCGGAGACAAAGACCAGCCGATCGAAGCCGATGGCGGGGACGTAGGGGCCGACGGGCGGTGTAGCGCCGGCGGGGAGGATGGCACGATGGGCGGTCATGGATGGGCGAGGAGGGCGCGCTTGAGCATGAGGATCTGGCCGGCGTGGTAGGCATCGTGCTGCACGAGGCCGTTGATCATTCCCTGGTAGGTGTGGCCGGTGCCTAACGGGGGCGACTCCTCGTCACCCGCCTTGCGCTCCAGGAGCGAGGGATCCAGGGCGAGCACCGCCTCGATGACCTCGGCGTGCACCGCGTCGAGGCGTGCGAGCAATCGCGTCCAGGCGAGGTCGTCGACCGGG is drawn from Gemmatimonadota bacterium and contains these coding sequences:
- a CDS encoding reactive intermediate/imine deaminase, which codes for MTAHRAILPAGATPPVGPYVPAIGFDRLVFVSGQGARRPDTNQLAGDDIETQTAQVLENVRVIVEAAGSSMQHVLRCNVYLTDMAEFARMNAVYERAFGGHKPARTTVQVAALPLPGLKVEIDCIAYTP